The Deinococcus sedimenti genome includes a window with the following:
- the pdxR gene encoding MocR-like pyridoxine biosynthesis transcription factor PdxR: MPRAPAPPVNLPVTLDRAAGGLTRQLAQQLRTAVRQGVLAPGQRMPSTRALAGALDVGRGVVFEAFDTLLAEGYLIGRDRSGTFVAPDLPPESGGTRPEPAASARWLQRAVPAAQVEPPTPPGLLAFRVGQTDTRFLNGGAWRQVWRAAALDPLPDDYADPAGDTGLRTEVAAYLRRARGLVCHADDVIITSGALQGVDLIAQATLTPGDRVAFEEPGYRLARQIFEERGAVVLPVPVDGDGLNVSALPSGRGAPLLAYTTPSHQFPLGVRLSVPRRLALLDWAEQCDALILEDDYDSEFRYGAAPLPALASLDRSGRVVYLGTFSKVLSPAVRVGYVVAPEALRGRLLALKARADAHTSWPVQRALAHLIAAGHLESHIRRMRREYAARRAALGAALAPLDPRAQLLGLEAGLHAYLDLDPALDAAAIAAACERRGVRVSAVAPLYHAQPDRSGLLLGFGGLTGPQVQRGAALLASVIGAP; this comes from the coding sequence ATGCCCCGCGCGCCTGCCCCGCCCGTCAACCTGCCCGTGACCCTGGACCGGGCCGCCGGGGGACTCACGCGGCAGCTGGCGCAGCAGCTGCGGACCGCCGTGCGGCAGGGCGTTCTCGCACCGGGGCAGCGCATGCCGTCCACCCGCGCCCTGGCCGGCGCGCTGGACGTCGGACGCGGCGTGGTGTTCGAGGCGTTCGACACGCTGCTCGCCGAGGGGTACCTGATCGGCCGGGACCGCTCCGGCACGTTCGTCGCTCCGGACCTACCGCCGGAATCGGGAGGCACGCGGCCCGAACCGGCCGCCAGTGCGCGCTGGCTGCAGCGGGCCGTGCCTGCCGCGCAGGTCGAGCCGCCCACTCCGCCCGGCCTGCTCGCCTTCCGGGTGGGTCAGACCGACACGCGGTTCCTGAACGGCGGGGCGTGGCGGCAGGTGTGGCGCGCCGCCGCACTCGACCCGCTGCCGGACGATTACGCCGATCCGGCCGGGGACACCGGGCTGCGGACCGAGGTGGCCGCGTACCTGCGCCGCGCCCGGGGCCTCGTGTGCCACGCGGACGACGTGATCATCACGTCCGGCGCCCTGCAGGGCGTGGACCTGATCGCGCAGGCCACCCTGACGCCCGGGGACCGCGTGGCGTTCGAGGAACCCGGCTACCGGCTGGCGCGGCAGATCTTCGAGGAGCGCGGGGCGGTGGTGCTGCCCGTCCCGGTCGACGGGGACGGCCTGAACGTCAGCGCCCTGCCAAGCGGGCGCGGCGCGCCCCTGCTGGCGTACACCACGCCCAGCCACCAGTTCCCGCTGGGCGTGCGCCTGTCCGTGCCGCGGCGGCTGGCGCTGCTGGACTGGGCCGAGCAGTGCGACGCCCTGATTCTCGAGGACGATTACGACAGTGAATTCCGGTACGGCGCGGCGCCCCTGCCGGCCCTGGCGTCCCTGGACCGCTCGGGCCGGGTGGTGTACCTGGGGACGTTCAGCAAGGTGCTCAGCCCGGCGGTGCGGGTCGGGTACGTGGTGGCCCCGGAGGCGCTGCGCGGGCGCTTGCTGGCCCTCAAGGCCCGCGCGGACGCCCACACGTCGTGGCCGGTGCAGCGCGCGCTGGCGCACCTGATCGCGGCGGGTCACCTCGAATCGCACATCCGCCGCATGCGCCGCGAGTACGCCGCGCGCCGCGCGGCCCTCGGGGCGGCGCTGGCCCCGCTGGACCCCCGGGCGCAACTGCTGGGACTGGAGGCCGGTCTGCACGCCTACCTGGATCTCGACCCGGCACTGGACGCCGCGGCGATCGCCGCGGCGTGCGAGCGGCGCGGCGTGAGGGTCAGTGCCGTCGCACCGCTGTACCACGCGCAGCCGGACCGTTCGGGGCTGCTGCTGGGCTTCGGCGGGCTGACCGGACCGCAGGTGCAGCGCGGCGCGGCGCTGCTGGCCAGCGTGATCGGCGCGCCGTAA
- a CDS encoding molybdopterin-dependent oxidoreductase yields MRRVSLLVLLTLCACTRPASDLYQPAQADARLSQPGPVVLTVVNAAGKETTFTRAQLAGLGLVSFSTPDPSRKNEQHEYTGPLLSEVLNRAEIDPAATLHLVALDKYKTDLNLVPIRQVPVMLALTSDGDLLEPRNFGPVYMTFPYGGVRLDPNVYNAAWVWQLYRIEERPGGA; encoded by the coding sequence ATGCGCCGAGTCTCCCTGTTGGTCCTGCTCACCCTGTGTGCCTGCACCCGCCCGGCCTCCGACCTGTACCAGCCGGCCCAGGCCGACGCTCGCCTCAGTCAGCCCGGACCGGTCGTGCTGACCGTGGTCAACGCCGCCGGCAAGGAGACCACCTTCACGCGCGCGCAACTGGCCGGACTGGGCCTGGTGTCGTTCAGCACGCCGGACCCCTCCCGCAAGAACGAGCAGCACGAGTACACCGGACCGCTGCTGAGCGAAGTGCTGAACCGCGCGGAGATCGACCCGGCCGCCACGCTGCACCTCGTGGCGCTGGACAAGTACAAGACCGACCTGAACCTCGTCCCGATCCGCCAGGTGCCCGTGATGCTGGCCCTGACCTCGGACGGCGACCTGCTCGAGCCGCGCAACTTCGGGCCCGTGTACATGACCTTCCCGTACGGTGGCGTGCGGCTGGACCCGAATGTCTACAACGCCGCGTGGGTCTGGCAGCTGTACCGCATCGAGGAGCGGCCCGGCGGCGCCTGA
- a CDS encoding ABC transporter substrate-binding protein — translation MTRFLPLLLAAALASGAQARTLAEIKKAGVIKIGTNAEFKPFTYFEGMTMRGFEYDLGNAIATQMGVRAQWVNQPFDNLLIGLKGDRYDLVISSHGITPERQKAVDFTAPHYCSGGMILARPGGPKTAAQLAGKTVATQVGTTYVAQIARVVGAKNVRTYPNNADALQALRASRVDAMVNERFYSLEAVKASGGKLQQGQMLFQEKLGMAVAKGNASLLKAVNGALKTVQGNGTYAKISKSYFGQDIRCR, via the coding sequence ATGACACGATTCCTGCCCCTGCTGCTCGCGGCTGCGCTCGCCTCTGGCGCCCAGGCCCGCACCCTCGCCGAGATCAAGAAAGCCGGCGTGATCAAGATCGGCACGAACGCCGAATTCAAGCCGTTCACGTACTTCGAGGGCATGACCATGCGCGGCTTCGAGTACGACCTGGGCAACGCCATCGCCACGCAGATGGGCGTGCGCGCCCAGTGGGTCAACCAGCCGTTCGACAACCTGCTCATCGGGCTGAAGGGCGACCGCTACGATCTGGTGATCTCCTCGCACGGCATCACGCCCGAACGGCAGAAGGCTGTGGATTTCACCGCGCCGCACTACTGCAGTGGCGGCATGATCCTCGCCCGCCCGGGCGGCCCCAAGACGGCCGCGCAGCTGGCGGGCAAGACGGTGGCCACGCAGGTGGGCACCACGTACGTCGCTCAGATCGCCCGCGTGGTCGGCGCGAAGAACGTCCGCACCTACCCGAACAACGCCGACGCGCTGCAGGCGCTGCGGGCCAGTCGCGTGGACGCCATGGTGAACGAACGGTTCTACAGCCTCGAGGCCGTCAAGGCGTCGGGCGGCAAGCTGCAGCAGGGCCAGATGCTCTTTCAGGAGAAGCTGGGCATGGCGGTCGCCAAGGGCAACGCCAGCCTGCTGAAGGCCGTGAACGGCGCGCTGAAGACCGTGCAGGGCAACGGCACGTACGCGAAGATCAGCAAGTCGTACTTCGGGCAGGACATCCGCTGCCGCTGA
- a CDS encoding PAS domain-containing protein: MRALLAPTRRWPLGLTLLSIVLIVTLSAFAFTFTRLNSVASLSSVSITGWAYAEFVRQAAEVRVTLSDPQRTTPQDLDLSLAVLQSKATVVSGEPLLDRIDPERRAALLRAVDDAQQLTIQDLRAAGTGERLDRIIAGAQEGYAGAVDLLGRERSGIARSLHIAEVTLGALAALLALTITTVILQIQWRAQRDVRLESERRSESERARAALERTASELRAAEHALQRERDFAVQVMEAVGEGLYVTGPTGQFEYVNPALARMVGRPAALLVQRPSAQVLPDVPDPPPGRGPLTTEYALRRPDGGVTPTLLTTVPRQGGGVTAVLTDLSAPKQTEARLRALYEVTARSAADTVLQDLLSVASHAFNAPGAFV, encoded by the coding sequence ATGCGCGCCCTGCTTGCCCCGACGCGAAGGTGGCCGCTCGGGCTGACGCTGCTCAGCATCGTGCTGATCGTGACCCTGAGCGCGTTCGCATTCACGTTCACGCGCCTGAACAGCGTCGCCAGCCTCAGCAGCGTCTCGATCACCGGCTGGGCGTACGCGGAATTCGTGCGGCAGGCCGCCGAGGTGCGCGTCACCCTGAGCGACCCGCAGCGCACCACCCCGCAGGACCTCGACCTCTCGCTGGCCGTGCTGCAGTCCAAGGCCACGGTCGTCAGCGGTGAACCCCTGCTCGACCGGATCGACCCGGAGCGGCGAGCGGCGCTGCTGCGCGCCGTGGACGACGCCCAGCAGCTGACCATCCAGGACCTGCGCGCCGCCGGAACCGGCGAACGCCTGGACCGCATCATCGCCGGCGCGCAGGAAGGCTACGCCGGCGCGGTCGACCTGCTCGGACGGGAGCGCAGCGGCATCGCCCGGTCCCTGCACATCGCCGAGGTGACCCTCGGGGCGCTGGCCGCGCTGCTGGCCCTGACCATCACCACCGTCATCCTGCAGATCCAGTGGCGCGCGCAGCGGGACGTGCGACTCGAAAGTGAACGCCGCAGTGAATCCGAACGCGCGCGGGCGGCCCTGGAACGGACCGCCAGCGAACTCCGCGCCGCCGAGCACGCCCTGCAGCGCGAACGGGACTTCGCCGTGCAGGTGATGGAGGCAGTGGGCGAAGGCCTGTACGTCACCGGCCCGACCGGGCAGTTCGAGTACGTGAACCCCGCCCTGGCCCGCATGGTCGGGCGGCCCGCGGCGCTGCTGGTGCAGCGGCCGTCCGCGCAGGTCCTGCCGGACGTGCCCGACCCGCCGCCCGGCCGTGGACCACTGACCACCGAGTACGCCCTGCGCCGTCCGGATGGAGGCGTCACGCCCACCCTGCTGACCACCGTGCCCCGCCAGGGCGGCGGCGTCACGGCCGTCCTGACCGACCTGAGTGCCCCCAAGCAGACCGAAGCCCGACTGCGCGCCCTGTACGAGGTGACCGCGCGGAGCGCCGCCGACACCGTCCTGCAGGACCTGCTGTCGGTCGCCAGCCACGCCTTCAACGCGCCTGGGGCATTCGTGTAG
- a CDS encoding PAAR domain-containing protein: MPPAARVGDQHTCPQSTGWVPHVGGPVSAGSPTVLIGGRPAARQGDACVCAGPPDSIARGSATVRINGQPAARLGDTTVHGGQIVAGAPTVNIG; encoded by the coding sequence ATGCCTCCCGCTGCCCGCGTCGGCGACCAGCACACGTGCCCGCAGTCGACGGGCTGGGTTCCCCACGTCGGTGGACCGGTCTCGGCCGGCAGTCCCACCGTCCTGATCGGGGGTCGCCCGGCCGCCCGCCAGGGCGACGCGTGCGTCTGCGCCGGTCCGCCCGACTCGATCGCCCGGGGCAGCGCCACCGTTCGCATCAACGGCCAGCCGGCCGCGCGACTGGGCGACACCACCGTCCACGGGGGGCAGATCGTGGCAGGTGCGCCCACCGTGAACATCGGCTGA
- a CDS encoding ATP-binding protein: MFSGAPFTSADEDFLRLIGQWLEQDAAREQTARQLRRSEELNKAVIRSALDGIITCDEQGVITEFNPAAEHMFGHARSLALGRTLDQLFRPAAVPADPSPLPLTGPHSVLGQRLERQAQRRDGTPFLVELSVVHLPTERPEYAAFLRDITERRAAEHRLQQRTAQLDSVFNVSPDGFVIFDGAGHVIEVNPAFLALTGTRLHDLLHQTEATFEQVLRSRCVAARPGGLTGPDVIQVAQPIRRVLKRTRRAMGGSGLGSVMYFRDITHEAEISSMKSEFMSTAAHELRTPMTSIYGFTELLLTRTLDAETTRDLLDTIYRQAGQLLNLLTELLDLARIEARTGQDFIIQPEPVRPLIENTARAFTPPAEQGRVRLAVTPNLPLLPVDAAKFNQALGNVLSNAFKYAPSGPITVRAALTPDHTALQVTVQDHGIGMTPEQTHRAFERFYRADNSGNVPGTGLGLSLVQEIMWGHHGEATLESAAGHGTTVTLTFPTTPLPPHRSSRMPKKILIVDDHADLRKLIRLTLTGPDYDLQEAATGDDALTRTRQWRPDLLILDVMMPGHLNGFQVCESLKRDPELRGTSVMLVTARAQTSDLQEGGAVGADAYLIKPFSPMELLERVGNLLQRP, translated from the coding sequence GTGTTCAGCGGGGCGCCGTTCACCAGCGCCGACGAGGACTTCCTGCGGCTGATCGGCCAGTGGCTGGAACAGGACGCCGCGCGTGAACAGACCGCCCGGCAGCTGCGCCGCAGCGAGGAACTCAACAAGGCCGTGATCCGGTCCGCGCTCGACGGCATCATCACCTGCGACGAGCAGGGCGTCATCACCGAATTCAACCCGGCGGCCGAACACATGTTCGGGCACGCCCGGTCCCTCGCCCTCGGGCGGACCCTCGATCAGCTGTTCCGGCCCGCCGCGGTGCCCGCCGACCCGTCCCCACTGCCCCTGACCGGCCCGCACAGCGTCCTCGGCCAGCGGCTGGAACGGCAGGCCCAGCGGCGCGACGGCACGCCCTTCCTGGTGGAACTGTCGGTGGTGCACCTGCCCACCGAGCGGCCCGAGTACGCCGCGTTCCTGCGCGACATCACCGAACGCCGCGCCGCGGAACACCGCCTGCAGCAGCGCACCGCCCAGCTCGACTCGGTCTTCAACGTCAGCCCGGACGGCTTCGTGATCTTCGACGGCGCCGGCCACGTCATCGAGGTGAACCCGGCCTTCCTAGCGCTGACCGGCACCCGACTGCACGACCTGCTGCACCAGACCGAGGCGACCTTCGAGCAGGTGCTGCGCTCCCGCTGCGTCGCGGCCCGCCCCGGCGGCCTGACCGGCCCGGACGTGATTCAGGTCGCGCAGCCCATCCGCCGCGTCCTGAAACGCACCCGCCGCGCCATGGGCGGGAGCGGCCTCGGGTCGGTGATGTACTTCCGGGACATCACCCACGAGGCGGAGATCAGCAGCATGAAAAGTGAATTCATGTCCACCGCCGCGCACGAACTGCGCACCCCCATGACCTCGATCTACGGCTTCACGGAACTGCTGCTGACCCGCACCCTGGACGCCGAGACCACCCGCGACCTGCTGGACACCATCTACCGGCAGGCAGGCCAGCTGCTGAACCTGCTGACCGAACTGCTGGACCTGGCCCGCATCGAGGCGCGCACCGGGCAGGACTTCATCATCCAGCCGGAACCCGTGCGGCCCCTGATCGAGAACACCGCGCGGGCCTTCACGCCCCCCGCCGAGCAGGGCCGGGTGCGGCTGGCCGTCACCCCGAACCTCCCGCTGCTGCCGGTCGACGCGGCCAAGTTCAACCAGGCCCTCGGCAACGTGCTCTCCAACGCCTTCAAGTACGCGCCCAGCGGTCCCATCACCGTCCGCGCCGCGCTGACCCCCGACCACACGGCTCTGCAGGTGACGGTGCAGGACCACGGGATCGGCATGACGCCGGAACAGACCCACCGGGCGTTCGAGCGGTTCTACCGCGCCGACAACTCCGGGAACGTCCCCGGGACCGGCCTCGGCCTCAGCCTGGTGCAGGAGATCATGTGGGGCCACCACGGCGAAGCCACCCTCGAAAGCGCCGCAGGCCACGGCACCACCGTGACCCTCACGTTCCCCACCACGCCCCTCCCCCCCCACAGGAGTTCGCGTATGCCCAAGAAAATCCTGATCGTGGATGACCACGCCGACCTGCGCAAACTGATCCGCCTGACCCTGACCGGCCCCGATTACGACCTGCAGGAGGCCGCCACCGGCGACGACGCCCTGACCCGCACCCGGCAGTGGCGCCCGGACCTGCTGATTCTGGACGTCATGATGCCCGGCCACCTGAACGGCTTTCAGGTCTGCGAGTCCCTGAAACGCGACCCGGAGCTGCGGGGCACGTCAGTGATGCTGGTCACGGCGCGCGCGCAGACCAGCGACCTGCAGGAGGGCGGCGCGGTCGGCGCCGACGCCTACCTGATCAAGCCGTTCAGTCCGATGGAACTGCTCGAACGGGTGGGCAACCTCCTGCAGCGCCCCTGA